One Tripterygium wilfordii isolate XIE 37 chromosome 10, ASM1340144v1, whole genome shotgun sequence DNA segment encodes these proteins:
- the LOC120007978 gene encoding probable indole-3-pyruvate monooxygenase YUCCA8, whose amino-acid sequence MENFFRLVDHDQDFYNRRCIWVNGPVIVGAGPSGLATAACLKEQGVPFVVLEKADCIASLWQKRTYDRLKLHLPKQFCQLPKLPFPEDFPEYPSKRQFIEYLESYARQFEISPKFNECVQSARYDETSGLWRVKTVSASGSSRTEIEYICGWLVVATGENAECVTPDIEGLAEFGGEVIHACDYKSGEKFKGKKVLVVGCGNSGMELSLDLCNHNAAPTIVVRSSAHVLPREIFGKSTFELAVLMMAWLPLWLVDKLLLFLAWLVLGNIEKFGLKRPSMGPMQLKNTYGKTPVLDVGALEKIRSGDIKVVPGIKRFSKGQVELENGKKLDIDSVVLATGYRSNVPSWLQENDFFSKNGFPKATFPNGWKGNTGLFAVGFTRRGLSGASFDAMRIAQDIGKVWKEETKQKKQRTTACHRRCISQF is encoded by the exons ATGGAGAATTTCTTTCGCTTAGTTGATCATGATCAAGATTTCTACAATCGTAGATGCATTTGGGTTAATGGTCCGGTCATAGTTGGTGCTGGGCCATCTGGGTTAGCCACAGCTGCTTGTCTCAAAGAACAAGGAGTTCCCTTTGTTGTTCTTGAAAAAGCAGACTGTATAGCTTCATTGTGGCAGAAACGCACCTATGACAGGCTTAAGCTTCATTTGCCAAAGCAGTTCTGCCAGCTCCCTAAACTCCCATTCCCTGAAGACTTCCCTGAGTATCCTTCTAAGAGGCAGTTCATCGAATACCTTGAGTCCTACGCAAGGCAATTCGAGATCAGCCCAAAATTCAATGAGTGTGTGCAATCAGCAAGGTATGATGAGACCAGTGGTTTGTGGAGAGTGAAGACTGTTTCCGCTAGTGGGTCTTCAAGGACTGAAATCGAGTATATTTGCGGGTGGCTGGTGGTGGCTACAGGGGAGAATGCAGAGTGTGTGACCCCTGACATTGAAGGACTCGCAGAGTTTGGTGGGGAAGTTATTCATGCTTGTGACTACAAGTCTGGAGAGAAATTCAAGGGAAAGAAAGTACTTGTTGTGGGTTGTGGCAATTCCGGCATGGAATTGTCTCTTGATCTCTGCAATCACAATGCTGCTCCAACAATAGTAGTTCGCAGCTCG GCTCATGTCCTGCCAAGAGAAATCTTCGGGAAATCGACATTCGAATTGGCTGTTTTGATGATGGCATGGCTACCTCTCTGGCTTGTTGACAAGCTTTTGTTATTCTTGGCATGGTTGGTGCTTGGAAACATCGAGAAATTCGGTCTGAAAAGGCCATCAATGGGTCCTATGCAGCTCAAGAACACATATGGGAAAACCCCAGTTTTGGATGTTGGTGCATTGGAGAAAATCAGATCCGGTGACATCAAAGTGGTTCCTGGAATCAAAAGGTTCTCAAAAGGCCAAGTTGAGCTCGAAAATGGCAAGAAGCTCGATATCGATTCAGTCGTTTTGGCTACTGGGTATCGCAGCAATGTCCCTTCTTGGCTCCAG GAAAATGATTTCTTTTCCAAGAATGGATTCCCAAAAGCCACATTCCCAAATGGGTGGAAAGGCAATACTGGTTTATTTGCAGTTGGGTTCACAAGGAGAGGGCTCTCTGGTGCATCCTTCGATGCTATGAGAATTGCACAAGATATCGGCAAGGTCTGGAAGGAAGAAACTAAGCAGAAGAAGCAGCGAACCACCGCTTGTCATCGCCGTTGCATTTCACAGTTCTAA
- the LOC120007387 gene encoding probable CCR4-associated factor 1 homolog 11 produces the protein MAAISILEATSMAEATPKESISTLEPKPVIVKEVWAENLEFELWQIREIIGFYPVVTIDTEFPGTIYKRSSDKNLNNNPPYNYDLMKANVDDLKIIQLGLTLSDFDGNLPSFGSSFSYIWQFNFCDFDIDEDPHDPDSIQLLRHQGIDFEKNKEKGIPSSYFGRLFLRFGILSKVPLTWLTFHGGYDFAYLIKILSGEELPCDLVSFVDQLWYYFGAQVYDLKTVMSRYNFYGGLENLAKKLRVKRVAGRSHQAGSDSLLTMQTFMELKQQCFADEFELTMEKGKWTGFEWELYGLKVVVLLDCHGQVYTICDSDWFDLVLCGGRDWKELNLVDSHGQIVYILGY, from the coding sequence ATGGCGGCTATATCGATTCTTGAAGCAACTTCCATGGCTGAAGCGACTCCGAAGGAATCAATCTCAACTCTTGAGCCTAAACCAGTGATTGTGAAAGAGGTTTGGGCAGAGAATTTGGAATTCGAGCTCTGGCAAATTCGGGAAATCATTGGTTTCTATCCGGTCGTCACAATCGACACCGAATTTCCTGGCACGATCTACAAGCGAAGCAGCGACAAGAATCTGAATAATAATCCTCCATACAACTACGATTTGATGAAAGCTAATGTGGATGATCTGAAAATAATACAGCTCGGTCTCACCCTCTCTGATTTCGATGGGAATCTGCCTAGCTTCGGTTCTTCATTCTCCTACATATGGCAGTTCAATTTCTGTGATTTCGATATCGACGAAGACCCTCACGACCCAGATTCGATTCAGCTTCTAAGACATCAAGGAATCGACTTTGAGAAGAACAAGGAAAAGGGTATTCCTTCAAGCTACTTTGGAAGGTTATTCTTGAGATTTGGGATTTTGAGCAAGGTTCCTCTCACATGGCTGACTTTCCATGGCGGTTACGACTTCGCCTATCTCATCAAAATTTTGTCAGGAGAAGAGTTGCCTTGTGACCTGGTTTCTTTTGTGGATCAATTGTGGTACTACTTTGGGGCTCAGGTTTATGATCTCAAGACTGTCATGTCTCGCTACAACTTCTATGGCGGACTGGAAAATTTGGCCAAGAAACTTAGAGTCAAGAGAGTTGCAGGGAGAAGTCATCAAGCAGGATCAGACAGTTTGCTAACAATGCAAACATTCATGGAGCTCAAACAACAATGTTTTGCTGATGAATTTGAACTCACAATGGAAAAGGGGAAGTGGACTGGGTTTGAGTGGGAGCTTTATGGATTGAAGGTTGTAGTATTGCTGGACTGCCATGGCCAAGTATACACAATATGTGACTCTGATTGGTTTGACTTGGTTCTTTGTGGGGGAAGGGATTGGAAGGAGTTAAATTTGGTTGATTCTCATGGCCAAATTGTATACATTCTAGGctattaa
- the LOC120007802 gene encoding monothiol glutaredoxin-S10-like has protein sequence MKAPTMALNFSSVSLKSSRPLAPLTNLSTFSIQPNNNDRSINYCLQSIITSASFRSISGSRGYRHISVRAMSSSSFGSRLEDSVNKTIAENPVVVYSKTWCSYSSEVKSLFKKLAVEPLVIELDELGPQGPQLQKVLERLTGQHTVPNVFIGGKHIGGCTDTVKLHRKGELESLISEANAKKSS, from the exons ATGAAAGCCCCAACAATGGCACTCAATTTCTCATCGGTTTCTCTGAAATCTTCGCGACCCCTCGCTCCTCTCACCAATCTTTCCACTTTCTCTATTCAACCGAACAATAATGACAGAAGCATCAATTACTGCCTTCAATCAATCATTACTAGCGCGAGCTTTAGAAGCATCAGTGGCTCCAGAGGATACCGACACATCTCGGTCCGAGCCATGTCTTCTTCGTCGTTTGGGTCACGGCTGGAAGATAGCGTGAATAAGAcaattgctgagaacccagttGTTGTTTACTCCAAAACTTGGTGCTC GTATTCTTCTGAGGTGAAATCGTTGTTCAAGAAACTTGCTGTTGAACCACTTGTTATAGAATTGGACGAACTGG GTCCCCAGGGGCCCCAGTTACAGAAGGTACTTGAGAGGCTTACTGGACAACATACTGTTCCGAATGTTTTTATTG GGGGCAAACACATTGGCGGTTGTACAG ATACTGTGAAGCTGCATCGAAAAGGAGAACTTGAGTCTTTGATATCTGAAGCTAATGCCAAGAAGAGTAGCTAA